The proteins below are encoded in one region of Chelmon rostratus isolate fCheRos1 chromosome 21, fCheRos1.pri, whole genome shotgun sequence:
- the si:ch211-216b21.2 gene encoding heparan sulfate glucosamine 3-O-sulfotransferase 3A1: protein MAFSRISKLDPPSRGIFRKAAVMLCSLLTSLFLLHCLTDRCGTTSPVKASSSRAAGLLEDVRSQRTKRLVYEWTAGSEPAGYGAARRSSRVLTDERAGQVPEPREEPLILPPPDLVASRKVSPRFAGKLSPLGEGSKKLPQALIIGVKKGGTRALLEFLRVHPDIRAVGAEPHFFDRNYENGLDWYRELMPKTLEGQITMEKTPSYFVTREAPARISAMSRDTKLIVVVRDPVTRAISDYTQTLSKKPDIPSFESLTFKNRTTGLIDTSWSAIQIGIYAKHLDNWLQYFPMGQILFVSGERLISDPAGELGRVQDFLGLKRIITDKHFYFNQTKGFPCLKKAEGSSKPHCLGKTKGRTHPNIDPEVVQRLRDFYRPFNMKFYQMTGRFFGWDD from the exons ATGGCTTTTAGCCGCATCAGTAAACTGGACCCCCCGTCCCGAGGCATCTTCAGGAAAGCGGCGGTCATGCTGTgctccctcctcacctctctcttcctcctgcactgCCTCACCGACCGCTGCGGCACCACTTCGCCGGTCAAAGCGTCCTCCAGCCGGGCTGCGGGGCTTCTCGAGGACGTGAGGTCGCAGCGGACTAAAAGACTGGTGTACGAATGGACCGCCGGGTCGGAGCCGGCGGGCTACGGGGCCGCCAGGCGCTCGTCGCGGGTCCTCACGGATGAGCGCGCGGGGCAGGTCCCGGAGCCGCGCGAGGAGCCTCTCATCCTGCCGCCGCCGGATTTAGTCGCTTCCAGGAAAGTGTCGCCGAGGTTTGCAGGTAAACTCAGTCCGCTCGGGGAGGGGAGCAAGAAGCTGCCCCAGGCTCTCATCATCGGGGTGAAGAAAGGAGGGACCCGGGCCCTGCTGGAGTTCCTGCGTGTTCATCCAGACATCAGAGCCGTGGGAGCGGAGCCGCACTTCTTCGACCGCAACTATGAGAACGGGCTGGACTGGTACAG AGAGCTGATGCCCAAGACCCTGGAGGGCCAGATCACCATGGAGAAAACCCCCAGCTACTTTGTGACCAGAGAGGCTCCGGCCAGGATATCCGCCATGTCCCGGGACACCAAGCTGATCGTGGTAGTGAGGGACCCCGTCACCAGGGCTATCTCGGACTACACGCAGACGCTGTCTAAGAAGCCTGACATTCCCTCTTTCGAGAGCCTCACCTTCAAAAACAGGACTACGGGGCTCATCGACACCTCGTGGAGCGCCATCCAGATCGGCATCTACGCCAAGCACCTGGACAACTGGCTGCAGTACTTCCCCATGGGCCAGATCCTGTTCGTGAGCGGCGAGCGTCTGATCAGCGACCCGGCCGGAGAGCTGGGCCGCGTGCAGGACTTCCTGGGCCTCAAGAGGATCATCACGGACAAACACTTTTACTTCAACCAGACCAAGGGTTTCCCGTGCCTCAAGAAGGCCGAGGGCAGCAGCAAGCCCCACTGCCTGGGCAAAACCAAAGGGCGGACCCATCCGAACATTGACCCTGAGGTGGTGCAGAGGCTACGGGACTTCTACAGGCCCTTCAACATGAAGTTCTACCAGATGACGGGGCGTTTCTTTGGCTGGGatgactga